CGGACCTGGGCCTTCCTGTCGGTCGCGGTCCGATCGGCCAATGCCGGCGGGCTGTGGGAGCCCGATTTCTCGATGGGCACCGACGGTGCGATCGTGATGCATTACGCCGACGAAAGCAGCGACTGCTGCAGCCAGAAGCTGGTCCGCCGCCGCACCTATGACGGGATCAACTGGGTCGATCACACCAACACGGTGGCGCTCGATACCAATATCAATGGCCCGAACTATTCGCTGCGCCCCGGCATGTCGGTCGTGTCGAACCTGGCCAACGGCACGCGGTTCATGACCTACGAGATTTGCGGACCGGGCGCGGCCTATAGTTGCTCGACCTATTACAAGACCTCCACCGACGGCTGGAACTATGGCGCGGTCAACACGCCGGGCACGCGGATGGAGGATTCGCTCCAGCGTTTCTTCGCGCATACGCCGGTCAACAAGGTGCTGCCCGACGGCTCGATCCTGTGGCTCGGCCAGGTGCTCAAGGTCGCCAACGGGAACCCCTCGGGCTTCGACGGCACGGTGATCTACAAGAGCGCGTCGGGCAATCCGAACGGCCCCTGGACGATGATCGACGCGCCGGTGCCGCTGCCCAATCCCACCGCCAGCAACAATTGCGAGGGTTTCTCGCCCGGCCTGCAGTGGATTTCGGGCGGCGCCACGCTGGTTCAGCTCACTACCCGCCTCGAGGGCGGCGTCTGCAAGCTGTATTTCGGCAGCGGCCCGACCAGCTGAGCCACCGCGGAAACGCGACCGGCGTCCCCGTGGCGGGGCGCCGGTCCCTTTTCGCACCTGACACTCCGGGAGAACAGGAAAGCACATGACCAAGATCTGGGCGTGGGGGGCGGCGATCGTCCTGGCCGGCATTCTCGCACTGGCCTGGTTCGCACTGCCCGAGGATCATGTGGCCACCGGCAATGGCCAGATCATGATCGCGGACGCGGCACCGCCGCCCGCACCGGCGGCGGCAGGTAACGCCATGATCGCGGACACCGGCAAGCCGCTCGACGCCGCCCAGCGCAATGCCGAGCTGGCGCTGGAAAGCGGCAATCTCTTCGCGACGGAGAAGCGCGATCCCGCCTGGGCCAGCCGCAGCGAAGCGGCGATCCGGGGCGTGCTGCGCCATATCGACTATATCGATCAGGGCGACCTGCTGTGGATCGATTGCAAGACGACCGTCTGCCAGGTGAAGGGTGCGGGCAAGGAAGACGAAGCGACCGGAACGATGGCGCCGGTGTGGGACGCGCTGGAACGCGCCACCGCCGGCGACACGCTGCGCGGTCAGGGCCTGACTCGCAGCGACACGACCTATGAGACTCCGCGCAGCCGCGAAGCCTTCATCATCCATTACCGCCGGCTGGAGGCAGCGCCGGCACGCTGATCCGCACCCTCTCCCGCGACGGGAGAGGGTGCGTTTTCCGGAACGGGCCCTTAGCGCCCCACCTCCGGCCCCGGCTGCGGCAAGCCGGCAATCCACCGCGCCAGCCGTGCCGACAGCTGCCGGGTCACCGCCGTTTCGCGCGCGGCGAGATTGTGCAGCTCGCCGGGATCGACGGTGAGGTTGTAGAGCTCGACCCCGCTGCCATCGCGATCCATCATCAGCTTCCACGACCCAGACCGGATCGAATAGAGCGGCCCGATCTCGCGTTCCGAACGCGGCCTGCCGATATGGGTGTAGATATCCGGCCGCGCGCGGACCGGGCTGCCGCGCCACGCGGCGGCGATGTCGATCCCGTCGACTCCGGAAGGGCGCGCCGCCCCGCCGATCCGCGCGAGCGTGGGAAACAGATCGGTCGCGTGAGCGATGCTGGCCGCATCGCTGCTGCCCGGCCGGATATGTCCCGGCCAGCGCAGGATCAGCGGCTGGCGCACCCCACCTTCGTACAGGCTCGATTTGCGGCCGCGCCACGGCCCC
The sequence above is drawn from the Sphingomonas sp. G-3-2-10 genome and encodes:
- a CDS encoding exo-alpha-sialidase, with the protein product MTRRSTIRWTGRRMAGRAMLLAGMTVMGMTNIAAQAQTLLASDARYPRIRLLPSGELIASVLSYQGDDHVKIFSSVNNGVSFTQVGTIADPEFQTLKSSSPSLFRVPQTVGSLNAGDLILGIAVDTHPTNTNRRTKINIYRSTDDGRTWAFLSVAVRSANAGGLWEPDFSMGTDGAIVMHYADESSDCCSQKLVRRRTYDGINWVDHTNTVALDTNINGPNYSLRPGMSVVSNLANGTRFMTYEICGPGAAYSCSTYYKTSTDGWNYGAVNTPGTRMEDSLQRFFAHTPVNKVLPDGSILWLGQVLKVANGNPSGFDGTVIYKSASGNPNGPWTMIDAPVPLPNPTASNNCEGFSPGLQWISGGATLVQLTTRLEGGVCKLYFGSGPTS